A stretch of DNA from Lycium ferocissimum isolate CSIRO_LF1 chromosome 4, AGI_CSIRO_Lferr_CH_V1, whole genome shotgun sequence:
ACAATTCCTGTATTAATCCCAACAGAACCATTGAATCTTGAAATGTTTAGGGTAAAACTCCCAGCACCATTTTGTTCTGTAGCTAATGTTGGTTGAACTGGATTAACTATACTTTCTAACGAACCTAACGGATAATAAGAGTGCAAAACATGGAACCTTAAAACAACAGCTTTTTTCTCAGCTGGTAAAGATTGGAAATCCCTCGAAGATGACATTTCTGAAAATGCATCATCAGTTGGAACAAACAACGTTAATCCTGCCCCACCTTCATCTCTTTCAAATTCCTCTTCTACCCCTGAAGCAATTAACATTGAAGCTGCAACATTAAAATTATGACCATCAATAAGTGTCTTCGTAATATTAAGACCTAAAGGAGGTCTAGTCTCAGAAGCCATAAGATCAAACCCATTAGGCACCAACAGTGAATCAACCGTAAAAACAGAAATATTATAAGGTAGTGTCTTTAAAAGTTCAAGAATTGTAGCGTTTGAAGTTGGTGAATGAACCGTGATTGTATTGGTATTGCTATTTCGGGTTATGTTAACCGACCCGAAGTTATTCGGGGCACGACCAGTGGTTTGTAACAGAGTTGTGACGACTTTTCCTTTGGGTGGTATGGTTTTAAGGTCAGGCCAAGAAAGGTATTCAAGAAGGACATGGTAACGGAGGATGTCGGCGAGGTTAACGGCGTTTGACGGTGGTTGACGGCGGAGGAAGTTGTTAGGGACGGCGAGGATGGTTAAGGAAGAGCGTTGGGCTAGATCGGTTGTAACGGAGGTGTTGGAAAGGATATTAGTGAAGTCGGAGAGATTAGGGTAAGATGATAAGAGATTAGTGATGTTAATGGCGAAAATGGGATGGGAAGTGGATAAGAGAAGGAAATAGAGGAATGTtgtaggggtaaaatgggaaatggGAATTGTGATAGCCATTTTTGTGAAGATTGAAGAAGACAGTGGAGGAgtctatctctctctctaagTGGTAACAGAGAGTGATGCCTCTTTGGATCTTGGCTTCCACAAACAGTTTCCTTTGGCCTTTGGTGGCCCCCTCTAGGGGTTGATGTGTGATGAATATGGTGTATCATGGTCcatgatattgatatgaatTATTGCATTCATATTCTTTCATGCCAGGAGTATTATACTATTCCTTTGACAaggataataatatatagaGAGAGTAAATTGTGACAGGTGTATTAAGTGTGCAAAACGAAATTATATATTCCCTAAGTCCCAACGGTGGTTGACtggacacgaagtttaagaaaaagaagaaagatttttgaaatttatgatatgaaataagCCATAGAAATTTTTCTggttataaattatttcattaag
This window harbors:
- the LOC132052843 gene encoding fasciclin-like arabinogalactan protein 4, with protein sequence MAITIPISHFTPTTFLYFLLLSTSHPIFAINITNLLSSYPNLSDFTNILSNTSVTTDLAQRSSLTILAVPNNFLRRQPPSNAVNLADILRYHVLLEYLSWPDLKTIPPKGKVVTTLLQTTGRAPNNFGSVNITRNSNTNTITVHSPTSNATILELLKTLPYNISVFTVDSLLVPNGFDLMASETRPPLGLNITKTLIDGHNFNVAASMLIASGVEEEFERDEGGAGLTLFVPTDDAFSEMSSSRDFQSLPAEKKAVVLRFHVLHSYYPLGSLESIVNPVQPTLATEQNGAGSFTLNISRFNGSVGINTGIVTAFVTQTLFDQNPVAIFGVSKVLLPKEFFSIDVNNKTIESGVASPPEIPLSPEYSPGIYGGHLSSPPVLGNVTSSTTNVGKKGIFLWCIGFFYLLLLVIN